The proteins below are encoded in one region of Rana temporaria chromosome 2, aRanTem1.1, whole genome shotgun sequence:
- the PEX12 gene encoding peroxisome assembly protein 12 isoform X2: MAEHGAHITTSATEDRPTIFEVVAQESLMTAVRPALHHVVKVLAESNPARYGPLWRWFDELYTLLDLLLQQHYLSWAGASFSENFYGLKRVAMLGNNGKRNLPRREYWKSLLLLVLVPYLRVKLEKLMNRLREEEDYSIQNSTSFHKRCYKAILASYPYIKLSWEGWFLFYQLRYILWNTRHHSPLLSVAGVQLARLTTEDLQAMDSQAATTPTSVGSILKKVLGGVSVTLSSSLSLGVFFLQFLEWWYSAENQDTLKSLSSLPAPSPPIHFDLETYSPLLPKLKTVCPLCRKVRVNDTALGTSGYVFCYRCAYYYVKNHQRCPVSGYPTELQHLIRLYTPDG, encoded by the exons ATGGCTGAACACGGCGCCCACATCACAACCTCGGCAACCGAAGACAGGCCTACTATTTTTGAAGTGGTGGCTCAAGAGAGTTTGATGACAGCGGTGAGACCTGCTTTACATCATGTTGTCAAG GTTCTTGCTGAATCAAATCCAGCACGTTATGGCCCCCTTTGGAGGTGGTTTGATGAACTTTACACCCTGCTGGATCTGCTGCTGCAACAGCACTACTTGTCTTGGGCAGGCGCTTCTTTCTCTGAGAATTTCTATGGCCTGAAGCGCGTGGCCATGTTGGGCAACAACGGAAAGCGTAACTTGCCACGGAGAGAGTACTGGAAgtccctgctgctgcttgtgctgGTACCTTATCTACGAGTGAAGCTAGAGAAACTAATGAACAGACTGCGAGAAGAGGAAGATTATTCTATACAAAACTCGACATCATTCCACAAAAGATGCTATAAAGCAATCCTGGCATCCTACCCTTATATAAAACTGTCATGGGAAGGTTGGTTTTTGTTTTATCAACTCCGATACATTCTGTGGAATACAAGGCATCACTCTCCTCTGCTCAGTGTGGCTGGAGTGCAGCTGGCTAGACTGACCACAGAAGACCTCCAAGCTATGGATAGTCAAGCAGCGACAACTCCAACAAG tgtgggCAGCATTCTGAAGAAAGTCCTTGGTGGTGTGTCTGTGACCCTCTCTTCCAGCCTGTCATTGGGTGTCTTCTTCCTGCAGTTCCTTGAGTGGTGGTACTCGGCAGAAAACCAAGATACGCTTAAATCTCTTAGCTCCCTGCCTGCCCCTTCTCCACCTATCCACTTCGACCTGGAAACCTACTCCCCTCTTCTGCCCAAACTAAAGACAGTGTGCCCACTCTGTCGTAAAGTGCGAGTTAATGACACTGCTCTTGGCACCTCAGGCTATGTCTTTTGCTACAGGTGTGCTTATTACTATGTAAAAAATCACCAGCGCTGTCCAGTTAGCGGCTATCCGACAGAGCTGCAGCATCTAATTAGACTCTATACTCCCGATGGTTAA
- the PEX12 gene encoding peroxisome assembly protein 12 isoform X1 — MAEHGAHITTSATEDRPTIFEVVAQESLMTAVRPALHHVVKVLAESNPARYGPLWRWFDELYTLLDLLLQQHYLSWAGASFSENFYGLKRVAMLGNNGKRNLPRREYWKSLLLLVLVPYLRVKLEKLMNRLREEEDYSIQNSTSFHKRCYKAILASYPYIKLSWEGWFLFYQLRYILWNTRHHSPLLSVAGVQLARLTTEDLQAMDSQAATTPTRSVLSVGSILKKVLGGVSVTLSSSLSLGVFFLQFLEWWYSAENQDTLKSLSSLPAPSPPIHFDLETYSPLLPKLKTVCPLCRKVRVNDTALGTSGYVFCYRCAYYYVKNHQRCPVSGYPTELQHLIRLYTPDG, encoded by the exons ATGGCTGAACACGGCGCCCACATCACAACCTCGGCAACCGAAGACAGGCCTACTATTTTTGAAGTGGTGGCTCAAGAGAGTTTGATGACAGCGGTGAGACCTGCTTTACATCATGTTGTCAAG GTTCTTGCTGAATCAAATCCAGCACGTTATGGCCCCCTTTGGAGGTGGTTTGATGAACTTTACACCCTGCTGGATCTGCTGCTGCAACAGCACTACTTGTCTTGGGCAGGCGCTTCTTTCTCTGAGAATTTCTATGGCCTGAAGCGCGTGGCCATGTTGGGCAACAACGGAAAGCGTAACTTGCCACGGAGAGAGTACTGGAAgtccctgctgctgcttgtgctgGTACCTTATCTACGAGTGAAGCTAGAGAAACTAATGAACAGACTGCGAGAAGAGGAAGATTATTCTATACAAAACTCGACATCATTCCACAAAAGATGCTATAAAGCAATCCTGGCATCCTACCCTTATATAAAACTGTCATGGGAAGGTTGGTTTTTGTTTTATCAACTCCGATACATTCTGTGGAATACAAGGCATCACTCTCCTCTGCTCAGTGTGGCTGGAGTGCAGCTGGCTAGACTGACCACAGAAGACCTCCAAGCTATGGATAGTCAAGCAGCGACAACTCCAACAAGGTCTGTACTGAG tgtgggCAGCATTCTGAAGAAAGTCCTTGGTGGTGTGTCTGTGACCCTCTCTTCCAGCCTGTCATTGGGTGTCTTCTTCCTGCAGTTCCTTGAGTGGTGGTACTCGGCAGAAAACCAAGATACGCTTAAATCTCTTAGCTCCCTGCCTGCCCCTTCTCCACCTATCCACTTCGACCTGGAAACCTACTCCCCTCTTCTGCCCAAACTAAAGACAGTGTGCCCACTCTGTCGTAAAGTGCGAGTTAATGACACTGCTCTTGGCACCTCAGGCTATGTCTTTTGCTACAGGTGTGCTTATTACTATGTAAAAAATCACCAGCGCTGTCCAGTTAGCGGCTATCCGACAGAGCTGCAGCATCTAATTAGACTCTATACTCCCGATGGTTAA